The Malassezia japonica chromosome 5, complete sequence genome contains a region encoding:
- the VPS52 gene encoding Vacuolar protein sorting-associated protein 52 (EggNog:ENOG503NUU5; COG:U; COG:Z): MAELAAPLAEATAAARRSVQELSADALVRVEAAQDSACEARTPALRAMASDVRAARTRLDAMHAELQAFCTQLDEASQHIQQLQDTSTSLEEQLATQAGSEAQLSEWLQTAALAPSVVRTVLHTPIDEDVHAWMRAVRAIDTHLRLLNERDAAEPRAPAPNTALAQVRTVAEQAKIAAIAKIRPHLLSLFQPIRTSVATTLPILQFSVLLPHQQPLYQFLATHAPRAAVEVQLAYVNAARLYYETAFRRYVRELKRILPRWAEPSGSVARGVKDPQPYAEERLQFALPNAALAPVVLAYMSEDASFRASPEHLFHTLALVFSDTACSEYAFLARFFAGAGMSDTNEASVMPAASMLSLTQEEEEKHDAHAAITAETWRQVMEPALFHFHDFREAVLGVPNPPLLMLLTTATLAQALLDLARARRCLSPELETAYMRHILGTWPLIARALDAEVGALKALSISGNRTARAAGLLERWTASEVPTNLAQEKRDVGEQLQGLLRAYVDMVKKCTKLNTQEGTLSSGLSRMRAELHRLLREYKTYAASHAATLKPAALCASVAEQLDTPEAPSWAALATELGAST; this comes from the exons atggccgagctcgctgcgccgctcgcggaagcgacggccgccgcgcggcggtcggtGCAAGAGCTCTctgccgatgcgctcgtccgtgtcgaggccgcgcaggaTAGCGcgtgcgaggcgcgcacgcccgcgctgcgcgcgatggcgagcgacgtccgcgccgcacgcacgcggctcgacgcgatgcacgccgagctgcaggccttttgcacgcagctcgatgAGGCGTCGCAGCACATCCAGCAGCTGCAAGACACGTCGACTTCTCTCGAAGAACAGCTTGCGACACAGGCCGGaagcgaggcgcagctctCGGAATGGCTGCagacggcggcgcttgcgccgtccgtcgtgcgcacggtACTGCACACGCcgatcgacgaggacgtgcACGCATGGATGCGTGCAGTGCGTGCCATCGATAcgcacctgcgcctcctcaacgagcgcgacgcggccgagccgcgcgccccggcgccgaACACGGCTctggcgcaggtgcgcacggtcgccgagcaggccaagATTGCG GCCATTGCCAAGATCCGCCCGCACCTCTTGTCGCTCTTCCAGCCAATCCGTACGTCGGTCGCGACCACCTTGCCGATCCTCCAGTTCTcggtgctgctgccgcATCAGCAGCCCCTCTACCAGTTCCttgcgacgcacgcgccgcgcgccgccgtcgaggtgcagctcgcgtACGTCAACGCGGCGCGGCTCTACTACGAAACGGCCTTTCGGCGGtacgtgcgcgagctcaaGCGCATCTTGCCCCGCTGGGCCGAGCCGAGCGGGAGCGTGGCGCGCGGAGTCAAGGACCCGCAGCCCTATGCAGAAGAGCGCCTGCAGTTCGCTCTGCCGAACGCGGCCTTGGCACCGGTTGTGCTTGCGTACATGAGCGAGGACGCGTCGTTCCGTGCCTCGCCCGAGCACCTCTTTCATACCTTGGCCCTGGTCTTTTCTGACACGGCATGCTCCGAGTACGCGTTCCTCGCGCGCTTCTttgcaggcgcaggcatGAGCGATACGAACGAGGCGAGTGTGATGCCGGCCGCCAGCATGCTCTCGCTTACGCAGGAAGAAGAAGAAAAGCAcgacgcacacgccgcCATCACCGCCGAGACGTGGCGCCAGGTGATGGAGCCGGCGCTGTTTCACTTTCACGACTttcgcgaggcggtgctggGCGTGCCGAACCCGCCGCTGCTCATGCTGCTCAccaccgcgacgctcgcacaggcgctgctcgacctggcgcgcgcgcggcggtgcctCTCGccggagctcgagacggcGTACATGCGGCACATCCTCGGCACCTGGCCGCTGATtgcacgcgcgctcgacgcagaAGTCGGCGCACTCAAGGCGCTCTCGATCAGCGGCaaccgcacggcgcgcgctgcggggctgctcgagcgctggACCGCGTCCGAGGTCCCGACgaacctcgcgcaggagaagcgcgacgtgggcgagcagctccaggggctgctgcgcgcgtACGTCGACATGGTGAAAAAGTGCACCAAGCTCAATACGCAGGAGGGCACGCTGTCCAGCGGCCTCTCCCgcatgcgcgccgagctgcaccgGCTCTTGCGCGAGTACAAGACGTACGCGGCGAGTCATGCGGCGACGCTCAAGCCTGCGGCGCTCTGCGCGAGTGTCGCGGAGCAATTGGATAcccccgaggcgccgtcgtgggcggcgctcgctaccgagctcggcgcgagtACATAG
- the PKP2_2 gene encoding putative protein kinase YGL059W (COG:D; COG:T; COG:Z; EggNog:ENOG503NVS5; BUSCO:EOG092628LW), translated as MDAATLSALIDASSAELAALHAQLGSPPAELEKAMAALKTCIHDAVHAQLRLVQADVTRVAEQCTQYEKNITALCAATGAKREGEKGDAPLLAQEAHLKDEQGRLEKAYDAQKQQCAVVLEQIRTLDACMSDAGGKVPDPDVAHGEWQDVSAQYLQRLESHWQHVQQVYTARKVQMEAQLTEIVQLWSDLHVMPKVTVLGRQISADASEQAQFHLAILRYIQQVPSLDDGTFHGEFVPLEQGDTSLLAAEVTALNVDDTPAPTHSLLQPTDGVMAQSEALRTSLEQEKTQRETNIQTYYDELCELWGRFGVPDDEMDAFVHEHCGSTLGVVAAYKEELDKMRALKSQHMSLFIAKTREQIWDQWDALYMSEEERQSLFPAYFLELPSDDAPATDFDWDAILAQHEQMCTRLGEMLEQRAPLLAKIGEYRRICDEAIQLENSSHDAARLLGRGNRGDPGRLLREEKMRKRVKIQKPRIEQELLGLIPQWEEENDMPFLMDGRRYVEYLQEQLEAAKENAKHVRTRAPVRDAKPAPAHGQKRPAPASRPVSRAAPRVAAPPPRPASRAAPTPRPRVGARVAYAETPRTTAPYAETPQTGCASDETTLETPLHRQRTPSTLLASSFAQPTPSGRHW; from the coding sequence aTGGATGCAGCGACGCTGAGTGCGCTGATTGACGCGTCGAGTGCggagctcgctgcgctccatGCGCAATTAGGAAGTCCTCCCGCCGAACTTGAGAAGGCGATGGCTGCGCTAAAGACGTGCATCCACGACGCAGTGCACGCACAGCTGCGCCTGGTCCAAGCGGACGtcacgcgcgtcgcggagcAGTGCACGCAGTACGAGAAGAATATCACGGCGCTGTGCGCGGCGACAGGGGCAAAGAGGGAAGGAGAAaagggcgacgcgccgctgctcgcgcaagAGGCGCATCTCAAGGACGAGCAAGGGCGCCTCGAGAAGGCGTACGACGCGCAAAAGCAGCAGTGTGCggtcgtcctcgagcagatccgcacgctcgatgCATGCATGTCGGACGCGGGCGGCAAGGTGCCGGACCCGGATGTGGCCCATGGAGAGTGGCAGGACGTCTCGGCGCAGtacctgcagcgcctcgagagCCACTGGCAGCATGTGCAGCAAGTGTACACCGCGCGCAAGGTCCAGATGGAGGCGCAGCTCACCGAGATCGTGCAGCTCTGGTCGGACTTGCACGTCATGCCCAAGGTCACGGTGCTCGGGCGCCAAATTAGCGCAGACGCCTCGGAGCAGGCCCAGTTCCACCTGGCGATTTTGCGCTACATCCAGCAAGTGCCGTCGCTGGACGACGGCACGTTCCACGGCGAGTttgtgccgctcgagcagggcgACACGTCGCTGCTTGCCGCAGAAGTGACCGCGCTGAACGTGGACGATACGCCGGCGCCAACGCACTCGCTCTTGCAGCCGACGGACGGCGTAATGGCAcagagcgaggcgctgcgtacgtcgctcgagcaggaaaagacgcagcgcgagacCAACATCCAGACGTACTACGACGAGCTGTGCGAGCTATGGGGACGGTTTGGCGTGCCGGACGACGAAATGGATGCATTTGTGCACGAGCACTGCGGCAGCACGCTTGGCGTCGTCGCTGCCTAcaaggaggagctcgacaagATGCGGGCGCTCAAGTCGCAGCACATGTCGCTCTTTATCGCCAAGACCCGCGAGCAGATCTGGGACCAGTGGGACGCGCTGTACATgtcggaggaggagcggcAGTCGCTCTTTCCCGCCTACTTTCTTGagctgccgagcgacgatgcgccggcgaccGACTTTGACTGGGACGcgatcctcgcgcagcacgagcaaatgtgcacgcgcctcggcgagatgctcgagcagcgtgcgccgctcctggCCAAGATCGGCGAGTACCGCAGGATCTGCGACGAGGCCATCCAGCTCGAGAACAGCTcgcacgatgcggcgcgcctcttggGCCGTGGGAACCGCGGCGACCCCGggcggctgctgcgtgaGGAAAAGATGCGCAAGCGTGTCAAGATCCAAAAaccgcgcatcgagcaggagctgctgGGCCTCATTCCCCAGTGGGAGGAAGAAAACGACATGCCTTTTCTCATGGACGGTCGGCGCTACGTCGAGTACTTGCaagagcagctcgaggcggccaaGGAGAACGCCAAGCACGTCcgcacacgcgcgccggtgcgcgacgcgaagccggcgcccgcgcacggccagaagcggcctgcgcctgcatcACGCCCCGTgagccgcgccgcaccgcgtGTCGCGGCGCCCCCGCCACGCCCTGCAAGCCGTGCCGCGCCCACGCCCCGTCcgcgcgtcggtgcgcgagtCGCCTatgccgagacgccgcgcaccacgGCCCCCTacgccgagacgccgcaGACGGGGTGTGCCAGCGACGAGacgacgctcgagacgcCTCTGCACAggcagcgcacgcccaGCACGCTCCTTGCGTCCTCCTTCGCACAGCCGACGCCCAGTGGCCGCCACTGGTAG
- the RIB5 gene encoding riboflavin synthase (COG:H; EggNog:ENOG503NZII), translated as MFTGLVETIGRITEVVPKDAESGSYAITIGDVASILDDCHIGDSIAVNGVCLTVTHFDTPQGWFKVDIAPETLFRTNLGALSVGDGVNCERAMAPHTRFGGHIVQGHVDTVATLQSIEPNESAQTLTLRLLYEVPSEGKETLPLPSTLSPYLVPKGFVTLDGASLTLIDVSPPNGGALSGKEDGTPPHETIEFTVMLIPHTQEHIALPKKSIGARINIEFDMVGKYVYRSILGQFQRLDASAGADGVLSSTMLDRVVERAVRRVSHS; from the exons ATGTTCACTGGCCTGG TGGAGACGATTGGGCGCATCACCGAGGTGGTGCCGAAGGACGCCGAGAGCGGCTCCTATGCAATTACGatcggcgacgtcgcgtCGATCCTCGATGACTGCCACATTGGCGACAGCATCGCCGTGAACG GCGTGTGCCTCACTGTGACGCACTTTGACACGCCGCAGGGCTGGTTCAAGGTGGACATTGcgcccgagacgctctTCCGCACGAACCTTGGTGCGCTGAGCGTGGGCGACGGCGTGAACTGTGAGCGCGCCATGGCGCCCCACACGCGCTTCGGTGGGCACATTGTCCAGGGCCACGTCGACACGGTGGCGACGCTGCAGTCGATCGAGCCGAACGAGTCTGCGCAGACGCTGACACTGCGCCTGCTGTACGAGGTGCCGAGCGAAGGCAAAGAGACGCTTCCGCTGCCGTCGACGCTCTCGCCCTACCTTGTGCCGAAAGGCTTTgtgacgctcgacggcgcgtccCTCACGCTGATCGACGTCTCGCCGCCCaacggcggtgcgctgaGCGGAAAAGAggacggcacgccgccgcacgagaCGATCGAGTTCACCGTGATGCTCATTCCCCACACCCAGGAGCACATTGCGCTCCCGAAAAAGAGCATCGGCGCACGGATCAATATCGAGTTCGACATGGTTGGCAAGTACGTCTACCGCTCGATCCTCGGCCAgttccagcgcctcgacgcgtccgccggcgcggaTGGTGTGCTGAGCTCCACGATGCTCGACCGTGTTGtggagcgcgcggtgcgccgtgtGTCCCATTCGTAG
- a CDS encoding uncharacterized protein (EggNog:ENOG503NXP4; COG:T), with amino-acid sequence MASEAGTVIHHSDVSTLPPVFQPAWKSPEKARDRFLAAGGDFFSPMKLDRVFEPADAPSPRPSAFTFRAQPPIAASTPMVNTRRVSKDGPPLTPGGAHVPLRLGLRYDARVRDGLEQLVEEHDMHADKSQVTDVSSLQNARQSKRLRMHSRENTPTSAQWEPRQRIPMAYRSTNADAHTGASEVAARAIRGTSQETPRAIRGASTQAPRSILRSAQHRFDSPSRSISFADERTPRAKGGRADRELDTHITPRTARLEHVLAELNLHSESPQAQRKANTPDRSLGDRSALSQASFRVTRERLVELLTDVAPWEPDWARLQRVDFRARRLESCIGLEDYVPNAEEVWLDHNRVAFAMGVPASVRVLTASSNCITELASFAHLHRLEVLDVSGNELTSLAPIADLTHLVELRAARNQITHLHGLERLERLEGVDVSDNLIGGRVDLEKMQWPRIATLRLARNALGDIEGLAALGELHTLDVEDNALTRLAIDRRMPQLRVLRVSGNVGLRRVDVAWTPRVRTLYADRCSIASVHGLDSASELQRLSLRQQHVRLRAPLDNPPSLQRLFLSGNPLTGADVLRMDAPSLVYLELAGCQLTAMAPRLQRQTPALRSLNVDHNHLASLPRLDAWPRLKRVSCVGCQIGTLEELVQSVADHQALCVLDARTNPATLGFYPPVLIPVGAEQPEDEMLPPVPNPAIVQPDTAAVADAALAAERAAAQALADRSQFHKRTMLVPPQPSAAPRHAASAPRATALFTAADERFAATLPEPIARKRIVYRGLCGMACPTLTWLDGLELAEADVDVAERYLKQADM; translated from the coding sequence ATGGCGTCCGAGGCGGGGACGGTGATCCACCATTCTGACGTGTCGACGCTTCCACCAGTATTCCAACCGGCGTGGAAGTCGCCCGAGAAGGCTCGCGATAGGTTTCTGGCCGCGGGTGGCGACTTTTTCTCACCGATGAAACTCGACCGCGTGTTTGagccggccgacgcgccgtcgccgcgcccgtCCGCGTTTACCTTTCGCGCCCAGCCGCCGATCGCGGCGAGTACACCGATGGTAAAtacgcggcgcgtgtccAAGGACGGTCCGCCACTCACGCCGGGGGGGGCGCACGtcccgctgcgcctcggcctccgttacgatgcgcgcgtacgcgacggcctcgagcagctcgtcgaggagcacgaCATGCACGCAGACAAGTCGCAGGTGACCGACGTGAGCTCGCTGCAGAACGCGCGCCAGAGCAAGCGGCTGCGCATGCACTCGCGCGAAAATACCCCAACGTCCGCCCAGTGGGAGccgcgccagcgcatccCGATGGCCTACCGCAGCACCAACGCGGACGCGCACaccggcgcgagcgaggtggcggcacgcgcgatCCGCGGAACGAGCCAAGAGACGCCACGCGCGATCCGTGGCGCAAGCACACAGGCGCCCCGCTCGATCCTGCGCTCCGCACAGCACCGTTTTGACTCGCCGTCGCGTTCGATTAGCTTTGcggacgagcgcacgccccGCGCCAAGGgggggcgcgccgaccgtgAACTCGATACCCACATtacgccgcgcaccgcgcgcctcgagcacgtcctcgccgagctcaacCTGCACAGCGAGTCGCCGCAGGCCCAACGCAAGGCCAACACGCCGGaccgctcgctcggcgaccgctCCGCGCTGAGCCAGGCGTCATTTCGCGtgacgcgcgagcgcctcgtcgagctgctgaccgacgtcgcgccgtggGAGCCGGACTGGGCgcggctgcagcgcgtcgatttccgcgcgcgccgcctcgagtcGTGCATCGGCCTCGAGGACTATGTGCCGAACGCAGAAGAGGTGTGGCTCGACCATAACCGCGTCGCCTTTGCGATGGGTGTGCctgcgtcggtgcgcgtattgaccgcgtcgagcaaCTGCATCACGGAGCTCGCGTCCTTTGCCCACctgcatcgcctcgaggtgctcgatgTGAGCGGCAACGAGctcacgtcgctcgcgccgatcgccgacttgacgcacctcgtcgagctgcgtgcggcgcgcaacCAAATCACGCacctgcacggcctcgagcgcctggagcgcctggaGGGCGTGGACGTTAGCGATAATCTCATTGgggggcgcgtcgacctGGAAAAGATGCAGTggccgcgcatcgcgacgctgcgtctcgcgcgcaaCGCGCTCGGGGATATTGAGGGCCTCGCGGCCCTCGGGGAgctgcacacgctcgacgtcgaggacAATGCGctgacgcgcctcgcgatcgaccggcgcatgccgcagctgcgtgtgctgcgCGTGAGCGGCAACGtgggcctgcgccgcgtcgacgtcgcatggacgccgcgcgtgcgcacgctgtaCGCCGACCGCTGCAGCATCGCGAgcgtgcacggcctcgaTAGCGCaagcgagctgcagcgcctttCGTTGCGGCAGCAGCatgtgcgcctgcgtgcgccgctcgacaaTCCCCCGTCGCTCCAGCGGCTCTTTTTGTCGGGCAATCCGCTGACTGGCGCCGATGTCTTGCGCAtggacgcgccgagcctcGTCTatctcgagctcgccgggTGCCAGCTCACGGCgatggcgccgcgcctccAGCGCCAGACGCCCGCGCTGCGTTCGCTCAACGTCGACCACAACCAcctcgcgtcgctgccgcgcctcgacgcgtgGCCGCGTCTGAAGCGCGTGAGCTGCGTGGGGTGCCAGAttggcacgctcgaggagctcgtaCAGAGTGTCGCCGACCACCAGGCGCTAtgcgtgctcgacgcacgGACGAATcccgcgacgctcggcttCTACCCCCCGGTTCTCATCCcggtcggcgccgagcagccgGAAGACGAGATGCtgccgccggtgccgaaTCCGGCGATCGTGCAGCCAGAcacggcggcggtggccgacgcggcgcttgccgcagagcgcgcggcggcgcaggcgctcgccgaccgctCGCAGTTCCACAAGCGCACCAtgctcgtgccgccgcagccgagcgctgcgccgcgccacgccgcgtccgcgccCCGTGCCACGGCGCTCTTtacggccgccgacgaacGCTTCGCTGCGACACTTCCCGAGCCCATCGCACGGAAGCGCATCGTGTACCGTGGCCTGTGCGGCATGGCGTGCCCGACGCTCACATGGCTCGACggtctcgagctcgccgaggcggacgtGGACGTGGCCGAGCGGTATTTGAAACAGGCAGATATGTAG
- the SUR1 gene encoding zinc-finger protein (EggNog:ENOG503NUXF; COG:S) → MCAPPLPVRSGAATPKSEPRSDSLSTGGHTTPCTPLHFDDVERVPTVFSCEWDECNAHLSTLEALAAHVQQTHTMQAKHWEAVMQGSHSPWATDCTTPSEEAPYIAGDAHLESLLHLEPACLCPAPLPGKKKHGCGWEHCTESFDTHAELTEHIATVHVGSGKNQYECRWVGCARVAEGRTFSQRQKVLRHIKSHTGDRPYACPVCEKRFTEATTLTQHMRTHTNERPYKCDFPGCNKTFSVAGSLTIHRRTHTGDRPFVCPVPGCGKQFAESSNLNKHMRVHRGERPFACPECKRTFARLDQVTRHRKTHLRPHSEIDRGASTPLHQVGGHPGAVRALDGGARVVKACSTQEAEFYLEAWRDAGAAHARLQECIPKCFAIQIEGRAVWGDAVGGDGSAVVLENLAYGYENANVCDIKLGQLLYDERPGYTTPEKIARMHAKAQQTTSGTLGVRVTGWSVWTDGTSATTGKEPGRAAQTLDDVGRLLTEALCLDDPLHRAAAQTRLLPRIRALQAAMRTVPVQLRGASVLLVVDASAPQRCDARLIDFAHSRFDREPDPGLTLGLATLIRALETYT, encoded by the exons ATGTGTGcaccgccgctgccggtgcggagcggcgccgcgacacCCAAGAGCGAGCCACGGAGCGACTCGCTGTCGACTGGCGGGCACACCacgccgtgcacgccgctgcattttgacgacgtcgagcgtgttCCGACCGTCTTTTCGTGCGAGTGGGACGAGTGCAATGCCCACCTatcgacgctcgaggcgcttgctGCGCATGTGCAGCAGACGCATACGATGCAGGCCAAGCACTGGGAGGCCGTCATGCAAGGCTCGCACTCGCCGTGGGCGACCGactgcacgacgccgagcgaggaAGCGCCGTACATCGCCGGTGATGCACACCTCGAATCACTACTTCATTTGGAGCCTGCGTGCCTGTGCCCTGCCCCGCTCCCTGGCAAGAAGAAGCACGGGTGCGGCTGGGAGCACTGCACCGAGTCCTTTgacacgcacgccgagctcaccGAGCACATTGCGACCGTGCacgtcggcagcggcaagAACCAGTACGAGTGTCGCTGGGtcggctgcgcacgcgtTGCCGAAGGGCGCACCTTTTCGCAGCGCCAAAAAGTGCTTCGGCACATCAAAAGCCACACGGGCGACCGCCCGTATGCGTGCCCCGTGTGCGAGAAGCGCTTCACCGAGGCGACGACCCTGACGCAGCACATGCGTACACACACCAACGAGCGCCCGTACAAGTGCGACTTCCCGGGATGCAACAAGACCTTTAGCGTCGCCGGCTCGCTCACGATCCACCGCCGGACGCACACGGGTGATCGCCCGTTTGTGTGCCCGGTGCCGGGGTGCGGCAAGCAGTTTGCCGAGAGCAGCAATCTGAACAAGCACATGCGCGTAcaccgcggcgagcgcccgTTTGCATGCCCCGAATGCAAGCGCAcctttgcgcgcctcgaccaggtCACAAGGCACCGCAAGACGCACCTGCGCCCCCACAGCGAAATAGACCGGGGCGCCTCCACGCCCCTCCAC CAGGTCGGTGGGCACcccggcgcggtgcgtgcgctggacggcggtgcgcgtgtCGTCAAGGCGTGCTCTACCCAAGAGGCCGAGTTTTACCTCGAGGcctggcgcgacgccggcgcggcgcatgcccGTTTGCAAGAGTGCATTCCAAAGTGCTTTGCGATCCAAATCGAGGGCCGTGCGGTGTggggcgacgcggtgggcggcgacgggagcgccgtcgtgctcgagaaCCTAGCGTATGGCTATGAAAATGCAAATGTGTGCGACATCAAGCTCGGCCAGCTGCTGTacgacgagcgccccgGCTACACGACCCCCGAAAAAATCGCACGCATGcacgccaaggcgcagcagacGACGAGTGGCACGCTGGGTGTGCGCGTCACGGGCTGGAGCGTCTGGACAGACGGCACATCTGCGACCACCGGCAAAGAgcccgggcgcgccgcgcagacgctcgacgacgtcggccggcTGTTGACCGAGGCGCTATGCCTCGACGATCCcctgcaccgcgccgcggcccaaACGCGCCTCTTGCCCCGCATACGCGCACTCCAAGCAgcgatgcgcaccgtgcccgtgcagctgcgtggCGCGAGCGTCCTGCTGGTCGTCGATGCGTCCGCCCCCCAGCGCTGCGATGCGCGTCTGATCGATTTCGCCCACTCGCGCTTTGACCGTGAGCCGGACCCGGGCCTcacgctcggccttgcgaCGCTGATTCGTGCGCTAGAGACGTATACCTAA